From a single Nicotiana tomentosiformis chromosome 2, ASM39032v3, whole genome shotgun sequence genomic region:
- the LOC104092799 gene encoding protein GLUTAMINE DUMPER 2-like, which produces MRAVATNSTSISNGSTMGSNGSTSLLHWRSPLPYLFGSLALTLTLIAVALLFLVCSYRKRSSSTATDDEKSAYSDHKTSGSVEMTPKIVVIMAGDQKPTHLAVPLSSSSQL; this is translated from the coding sequence ATGAGGGCTGTAGCCACAAACTCAACCTCCATCTCCAATGGTAGTACTATGGGCTCAAATGGTAGTACTTCATTGTTGCATTGGAGATCTCCGCTTCCTTACCTTTTTGGAAGTTTAGCATTAACGTTAACACTCATTGCCGTAGCACTTCTCTTCCTCGTTTGTTCCTATCGTAAACGGTCGTCTTCCACGGCAACTGACGACGAGAAATCTGCATATTCTGATCACAAGACAAGTGGGAGTGTGGAGATGACTCCAAAGATCGTCGTTATCATGGCTGGTGACCAGAAACCGACCCACCTCGCTGTTCCACTTTCTTCATCTTCTCAACTATAG